The Micromonospora sp. Llam0 genome includes a window with the following:
- a CDS encoding alkaline phosphatase, whose protein sequence is MNPFDRRTLLRAGLAGGAGIAGGALLGGAGAAASEPAASGRPAAPAWHPTGRPVLTHGVQSGVAGPGEAVVWTRADRVGRLIVEVGRRPDLRDARRVRGPVLDGRSDYTGKVRLRGLPAGERLHYRVRVESLHRPGLISEPLTGSLRTAPRAGGHHGPHQGRPGGGTGGRVDDVRFVWTGDIAGQGWGISEDFGGMRIFDAMRRGRPDFFLCSGDTVYADNPLTETVTLPDGRVWRNLVTPEKTKVAETLTEFRGQFAYNLLDAHLRAFAAEVPQLNQWDDHEVTNNWYPGEILTDPRYTETRVDVLAARSRQAFHEWLPTPDDGPLYRVVRYGPLLDVFVLDMRTYKDANDGNTYADPHRGLLGTQQRQWLIRELTRSTATWKVIANDLPLGLIVPDGGGAQEGVAQGDGGAPAGRELEFAEILGAAHRAGVTGIVFLTADVHYTAAHHYDPARAAVADFTPFWEFVSGPAHAGAFGPNTLDGTFGPEAVFVNAPPRANTSPAEGFQHYGEVFVDGGSRAFTVHLRDRDGRSLWSTTLPAPRTR, encoded by the coding sequence ATGAACCCATTCGACCGCCGTACCCTGCTGCGGGCCGGACTGGCCGGCGGCGCCGGGATCGCCGGCGGCGCGCTGCTCGGCGGAGCCGGCGCGGCCGCCAGCGAGCCCGCTGCGTCGGGCCGGCCTGCGGCGCCGGCCTGGCACCCCACCGGCCGGCCGGTGCTCACCCACGGCGTGCAGAGCGGCGTGGCCGGCCCCGGCGAGGCCGTCGTCTGGACCCGTGCGGACCGGGTCGGCCGGCTGATCGTCGAGGTCGGCCGCCGGCCAGACCTGCGTGATGCCCGGCGGGTACGCGGCCCGGTGCTCGACGGCCGCAGCGACTACACCGGAAAGGTACGGCTGCGTGGCCTGCCCGCCGGCGAGCGGCTGCACTACCGGGTACGGGTGGAGAGCCTGCACCGTCCCGGCCTGATCAGCGAACCGCTGACCGGTTCGCTGCGCACCGCGCCCCGCGCCGGCGGCCACCACGGACCCCACCAGGGCCGGCCGGGCGGCGGTACCGGCGGGCGGGTCGACGACGTGCGGTTCGTCTGGACCGGGGACATCGCCGGCCAGGGCTGGGGGATCAGCGAGGACTTCGGCGGCATGCGGATCTTCGACGCGATGCGGCGTGGCCGGCCGGACTTCTTCCTGTGCAGCGGCGACACCGTGTACGCCGACAACCCGCTCACCGAGACGGTGACCCTGCCGGACGGGCGGGTGTGGCGCAACCTGGTGACCCCGGAGAAGACCAAGGTCGCCGAGACGCTGACCGAGTTCCGCGGCCAGTTCGCCTACAACCTGCTCGACGCGCATCTGCGGGCGTTCGCCGCCGAGGTGCCGCAGCTCAACCAGTGGGACGACCACGAGGTGACCAACAACTGGTATCCGGGCGAGATCCTCACCGACCCGCGTTACACCGAGACCCGGGTCGACGTGCTGGCCGCCCGGTCCCGGCAGGCGTTCCACGAGTGGCTGCCGACCCCGGACGACGGACCGCTGTACCGGGTGGTCCGCTACGGGCCGCTGCTGGACGTGTTCGTCCTCGACATGCGCACCTACAAGGACGCCAACGACGGCAACACCTACGCGGACCCGCATCGTGGCCTGCTCGGCACCCAGCAACGGCAGTGGCTGATCCGCGAGCTCACCCGGTCGACGGCCACCTGGAAGGTGATCGCCAACGACCTGCCGCTCGGGCTGATCGTGCCGGACGGTGGCGGCGCCCAGGAAGGCGTCGCCCAGGGCGACGGCGGCGCGCCGGCCGGGCGGGAGCTGGAGTTCGCCGAGATCCTCGGCGCGGCGCACCGGGCCGGCGTCACCGGCATCGTCTTCCTCACCGCCGACGTGCACTACACCGCCGCCCATCACTACGATCCGGCGCGGGCCGCGGTGGCCGACTTCACCCCGTTCTGGGAGTTCGTCTCCGGCCCGGCGCACGCCGGGGCGTTCGGCCCGAACACCCTCGACGGTACGTTCGGCCCGGAGGCGGTGTTCGTCAACGCCCCGCCGCGGGCCAACACCTCACCGGCCGAAGGTTTCCAGCACTACGGCGAGGTGTTCGTCGACGGCGGGTCCCGGGCGTTCACCGTGCACCTGCGCGACCGGGACGGCCGTTCGCTCTGGTCGACCACCCTGCCGGCCCCGCGCACCCGCTGA
- the ndk gene encoding nucleoside-diphosphate kinase, with protein MSSPTDVERTLVLIKPDAVRRGLVGEILGRFERKGLHLVTLQSRRMDEELAGAHYADHVDKPFYPPLKDFMTGGPLVALVLAGDQAIEVVRGLIGTTDGRKAAAGTIRGDLALSNRENLVHASDSPESAAREIKLWFPDLG; from the coding sequence GTGTCCAGCCCCACCGATGTCGAACGTACCCTCGTGTTGATCAAGCCGGACGCGGTCCGGCGCGGCTTGGTCGGCGAGATCCTCGGCCGGTTCGAGCGTAAGGGACTGCACCTGGTCACCCTGCAGTCGCGCCGGATGGACGAGGAGTTGGCCGGCGCGCACTACGCCGACCATGTGGACAAGCCGTTCTACCCGCCGCTGAAGGATTTCATGACCGGCGGGCCGCTGGTCGCCCTGGTGCTCGCCGGTGACCAGGCCATCGAGGTGGTCCGTGGGCTGATCGGCACCACCGACGGGCGCAAGGCGGCGGCCGGCACCATCCGCGGCGACCTGGCGCTGTCCAACCGGGAGAACCTGGTGCACGCCTCGGACTCCCCGGAGAGCGCGGCCCGCGAGATCAAGCTCTGGTTCCCGGACCTGGGCTGA